Proteins encoded together in one Deinococcus hopiensis KR-140 window:
- a CDS encoding V0D/AC39 family V-type ATPase subunit, giving the protein MPDDYAYINTRVRVMRTKLLDGRALDSALAAGSYQEFLRVLAETGFAAELRETTSEGAGLPELDRALSRNLFATSQKVLGLADGEAKREIQVLLMRWDLLNLRTIARGIVSGRGGETILANLVPGGTIKPATLQTAAQSTDLASAAAALAVSGHPLTAAFRNGVAAFNTGSRLLDLEVALDQGYYRHALGVARNTSLRRYLGREIDVTNALIARGSRGQALDPNLFVQGGHLDASGYSRLAGGDASGVPEVAAILDAPTLEDAEVAARSALDTAARNVAMSDPEGVGIILDFLRRKEIEVAKLRLIGRGKFYDLPTEQIRREVQA; this is encoded by the coding sequence ATGCCCGACGACTACGCTTACATCAACACGCGCGTCCGCGTGATGCGGACCAAACTGCTCGACGGGCGCGCCCTTGACTCGGCGCTCGCGGCGGGCAGCTACCAGGAATTCCTGCGCGTCCTCGCGGAAACCGGCTTTGCCGCCGAGTTGCGCGAGACCACCTCCGAGGGCGCAGGACTCCCCGAACTCGACCGTGCCCTGTCGCGCAACCTCTTCGCCACCTCCCAGAAGGTGCTGGGGCTGGCCGATGGCGAGGCCAAACGCGAGATCCAGGTGCTGCTGATGCGCTGGGACCTGCTGAACCTGCGGACCATCGCCCGCGGGATCGTCTCGGGCCGCGGCGGCGAAACCATCCTCGCCAACCTCGTGCCCGGTGGGACCATCAAGCCCGCCACCCTCCAGACGGCGGCCCAGAGCACGGATCTGGCGAGTGCGGCGGCGGCCCTGGCCGTCAGTGGGCATCCCCTCACGGCAGCGTTTCGCAACGGCGTGGCGGCCTTCAACACGGGGAGCCGCCTGCTGGACCTCGAAGTGGCGCTGGACCAGGGTTATTACCGGCACGCGCTGGGCGTGGCCCGCAACACCAGTCTGCGCCGCTATCTGGGCCGCGAGATCGACGTGACGAACGCGCTGATCGCCCGGGGCTCGCGCGGACAGGCGCTCGATCCCAACCTGTTCGTGCAGGGCGGGCACCTCGACGCTTCCGGCTACAGCCGCCTGGCGGGCGGGGACGCGAGCGGGGTGCCGGAAGTGGCGGCCATCCTCGACGCGCCCACCCTCGAAGACGCTGAGGTGGCGGCGCGCTCGGCGCTCGACACGGCGGCCCGCAACGTCGCCATGAGCGACCCCGAGGGCGTGGGCATCATCCTCGACTTCCTGCGCCGGAAGGAAATCGAGGTCGCCAAACTCCGCCTCATCGGACGCGGCAAGTTCTACGACCTGCCTACCGAACAGATTCGCCGCGAGGTGCAGGCATGA
- a CDS encoding V-type ATP synthase subunit E: MALDKLLENEAQTEIERIRAEARDRAARILADARERAQALIESRQRALETQRQAGLVRARSAADLELSAARLNAGEQGMKAVYDLVEGQLRDIASLPEYREILARLLWQAREAIPDAEAVEVNPAEMAVARELVTDIPVRENPAISGGVRVVARGGKSGITNTLSGRLDRLRGELAPQVSRILSE; this comes from the coding sequence ATGGCCCTCGACAAGCTTCTCGAAAACGAGGCGCAGACGGAAATCGAGCGCATCCGCGCCGAAGCCCGTGACCGCGCCGCCCGGATTCTCGCGGACGCCCGCGAGCGCGCCCAGGCGCTGATCGAGAGCCGCCAGCGTGCGCTGGAAACCCAGCGCCAGGCGGGCCTCGTGCGCGCCCGCTCCGCCGCGGACCTCGAACTCAGCGCTGCCCGCCTCAATGCGGGCGAGCAGGGCATGAAGGCCGTGTATGACCTCGTGGAAGGCCAGCTGCGCGACATCGCCTCGCTGCCCGAGTACCGCGAGATCCTGGCCCGGCTGCTGTGGCAGGCCCGCGAGGCGATTCCCGACGCGGAAGCCGTAGAGGTCAACCCGGCGGAAATGGCTGTCGCCCGCGAACTCGTCACCGACATCCCCGTGCGTGAGAACCCGGCCATCTCAGGCGGGGTGCGCGTGGTGGCGCGCGGTGGCAAGAGCGGCATCACGAACACGCTCTCCGGACGTCTGGACCGGCTGCGGGGCGAACTCGCGCCCCAGGTCAGCCGCATTCTGAGCGAGTAA
- a CDS encoding V-type ATP synthase subunit K — protein MTKYNKIVLASLVLALATSGLAQEAASGNADNTYNGLRAIGAGLALGLGAVGTGIAQARIGSSLVGAVAEDPSKAGSLLLYFLIPETLVIFGFLALFILR, from the coding sequence ATGACCAAGTACAACAAGATCGTCCTCGCGTCCCTCGTTCTCGCCCTCGCCACCAGCGGTCTGGCGCAGGAAGCGGCCAGCGGCAACGCCGACAACACCTACAACGGTCTGCGCGCCATCGGTGCGGGCCTCGCCCTCGGCCTCGGCGCGGTGGGCACGGGCATCGCCCAGGCGCGCATCGGTTCCAGCCTCGTGGGTGCCGTCGCGGAAGACCCCAGCAAGGCCGGCTCCCTGCTGCTGTACTTCCTGATTCCCGAAACGCTCGTGATCTTCGGCTTCCTCGCGCTGTTCATCCTCCGCTGA
- a CDS encoding V-type ATP synthase subunit I has product MINPMQQVVIAVRKRDSEEVIAALQDAGVLHLRPITGGPLSTGSLSGQDAQSRREDERLLARAESTIAELGGYRPAPAPLRPQDEWERVVEDAAVPVSAIARQRQELQADLDAEAAYGDAVRALARLAGGLDRSRRLALVPFVLQPTDNLGELEAALRAALPDRYALTAETVGNNRVGLIATLRSERDLARSALGRVRLGELRLPGRFDGIPLADAAAELDRVRQGGSERQRALTAERDALARTHTPALYAVRDALKDRVAVHDVRAVSARGKYSMAMQGYVPAERVSALTAALGKFGDAVAYELHPVDEHHDLAVPVQLKNNGYVRPFQVVMGLMSLPRYGTFDPTWVIAVFFPLFFGIIIADVGYGLLFLAFGMWLLGKARRNEGWDLSFFGAYVPPASLKDLGFVTNVMAAWSILWGVLTGELFGTLGEHLHLFFVDPNLVNNLWGWTGIRAEAHAAEGAGAVAHSGLIPTLFPRLETEYFSNVALVFSLLFGILQVLWGWGIRIQQGIKHKDATHTWEGIALFGGVLALVMMAFATRAGKDFGAFGNFGDWRVLVMYAGFIAFIVGYLRVIKHFPMLPIELLSQGGAVMSYARIFAVGLVSAILAKLCSDVGWAMFTKIGFLGIIIGLVLGALLHFFVLALTLIGHIVQPLRLHMVEFLNPTGFNSETSPAYNPLRRLSPTASAVSGQGK; this is encoded by the coding sequence GTGATCAACCCCATGCAGCAGGTCGTGATCGCCGTTCGCAAGCGCGACAGCGAAGAGGTGATCGCGGCCCTGCAAGACGCCGGGGTCCTGCACCTGCGGCCCATCACGGGCGGCCCGCTTTCCACCGGTTCTCTTTCCGGGCAAGACGCCCAGTCCCGCCGCGAGGACGAGCGCCTGCTCGCCCGCGCCGAGAGCACCATCGCTGAACTTGGGGGCTACCGCCCCGCTCCCGCGCCCCTGCGCCCGCAGGACGAGTGGGAGCGCGTGGTGGAAGACGCCGCCGTGCCGGTGTCGGCCATCGCCCGCCAGCGGCAGGAGCTGCAGGCGGATCTCGACGCGGAGGCTGCCTACGGTGACGCCGTTCGCGCGCTCGCCCGCCTCGCCGGTGGGCTGGACCGCAGCCGCCGCCTCGCCCTGGTGCCCTTCGTCCTCCAGCCCACCGATAACCTCGGCGAGCTGGAAGCAGCGCTCCGGGCCGCGTTGCCGGACCGCTACGCGCTGACGGCGGAAACGGTGGGCAACAACCGCGTCGGATTGATCGCCACCCTGCGCAGCGAGCGTGATCTGGCCCGTTCGGCGCTGGGCCGCGTACGACTGGGCGAGCTGCGTCTGCCGGGCCGTTTCGACGGTATCCCGCTGGCCGACGCCGCCGCTGAGCTGGACCGCGTGCGGCAGGGCGGCTCCGAGCGTCAGCGTGCGCTGACCGCCGAGCGCGACGCCCTGGCCCGCACCCACACCCCGGCGCTGTACGCCGTGCGCGACGCCCTGAAAGACCGGGTGGCCGTCCACGACGTGCGCGCCGTGTCTGCCCGCGGCAAATACTCCATGGCGATGCAGGGGTACGTTCCCGCCGAGCGCGTCTCCGCCCTGACGGCGGCCCTGGGCAAGTTCGGCGACGCGGTGGCCTACGAGCTTCACCCTGTGGACGAGCACCACGACCTCGCGGTGCCCGTGCAACTCAAGAACAATGGCTACGTTCGGCCCTTCCAGGTTGTGATGGGCCTGATGAGCCTGCCGCGTTACGGCACCTTCGATCCCACCTGGGTGATCGCGGTGTTCTTCCCGCTGTTCTTCGGCATCATCATCGCGGATGTGGGCTACGGCCTGCTGTTCCTCGCGTTCGGGATGTGGCTGCTGGGCAAGGCGCGGCGCAACGAGGGCTGGGACCTGAGTTTCTTTGGGGCGTACGTGCCTCCCGCCTCGCTGAAGGACCTGGGCTTCGTCACCAACGTGATGGCCGCCTGGAGCATCCTCTGGGGCGTGCTGACCGGCGAGCTCTTTGGAACGCTGGGCGAGCACCTCCACCTCTTCTTCGTCGATCCCAACCTCGTCAACAACCTGTGGGGCTGGACCGGCATTCGCGCCGAGGCCCACGCTGCCGAGGGTGCGGGAGCGGTGGCCCACTCCGGCCTGATCCCCACCTTGTTTCCGCGTCTGGAAACCGAGTACTTCTCCAACGTGGCGCTGGTGTTCTCGCTGCTGTTCGGCATCCTGCAGGTCCTCTGGGGCTGGGGTATCCGCATTCAGCAGGGCATCAAGCACAAGGACGCCACGCATACCTGGGAGGGCATCGCCCTCTTCGGCGGCGTGCTCGCCCTCGTGATGATGGCCTTCGCGACCCGTGCGGGCAAGGATTTCGGAGCGTTCGGAAACTTCGGCGACTGGCGCGTTCTCGTGATGTACGCCGGGTTCATCGCCTTTATCGTCGGCTACCTGCGCGTGATCAAGCACTTCCCCATGCTGCCCATCGAACTGCTCTCGCAGGGCGGGGCCGTCATGAGCTACGCCCGTATCTTCGCCGTCGGCCTGGTGTCGGCCATCCTCGCCAAGCTCTGCTCGGACGTGGGCTGGGCCATGTTCACCAAGATCGGCTTCCTGGGCATCATCATCGGTCTCGTGCTGGGCGCGCTGCTGCACTTCTTCGTGCTGGCGCTGACCCTCATCGGCCACATCGTTCAACCGCTGCGTCTGCATATGGTGGAGTTCCTCAACCCCACCGGCTTTAACAGCGAGACCAGCCCAGCCTACAACCCCCTTCGTCGCCTTAGCCCCACCGCGAGCGCGGTCAGTGGGCAGGGGAAATAA
- a CDS encoding V-type ATPase subunit subunit G family protein, with protein MDVSSRVLSELASREAALDAQIETAREEARREVEAAEAEAARVLAQAQAQAQAMQTQSEAELEAETQRIRDEARTRAAEGTQATHSRAQERVAQAAEHILRAVLP; from the coding sequence TTGGACGTCTCAAGTCGAGTGCTAAGTGAACTGGCAAGCCGCGAGGCTGCGCTGGACGCGCAAATCGAGACGGCACGCGAGGAAGCCAGGCGCGAGGTGGAGGCTGCCGAGGCCGAAGCCGCCCGCGTTCTGGCGCAGGCCCAGGCGCAGGCCCAGGCCATGCAGACCCAGAGCGAGGCCGAGCTCGAAGCCGAAACCCAGCGCATCCGCGATGAGGCCCGCACCAGGGCCGCCGAGGGCACCCAGGCCACCCACAGCCGGGCGCAGGAGCGCGTCGCGCAGGCCGCCGAGCACATCCTGAGGGCGGTGCTGCCGTGA
- a CDS encoding alpha/beta fold hydrolase: protein MSDRPWRGAGELIDGDLACAAPWGFDPRRITLTVLLVHGGQDRVVPSSHGRWLAARICSATLWTKPEGGHLPVLPSGEEARTWLAERAAAPQSS, encoded by the coding sequence TTGTCGGACCGGCCATGGCGCGGCGCAGGGGAGCTGATCGACGGTGACCTGGCCTGCGCCGCGCCCTGGGGCTTTGACCCCCGGCGAATCACACTGACCGTCCTCCTCGTGCATGGCGGGCAGGACCGGGTGGTTCCCAGTTCGCACGGCCGGTGGCTTGCGGCGCGCATTTGCTCGGCCACCCTCTGGACGAAGCCAGAGGGTGGGCACCTCCCGGTCCTGCCGTCCGGGGAGGAGGCCCGGACGTGGCTGGCCGAACGGGCAGCAGCTCCCCAGTCCTCCTGA
- a CDS encoding ammonium transporter — translation MKRLLPLLALLAGTASAQTHQINGADTAFILVACALVMLMTPGLAIFYGGLVRASSVLNTMMMSFAAMGIAGVAWVAVGYTLAFGPGGNALFGGLSQAGLSNTIGGVTGTLPTPLFAIFQILFAVITLAVVSGSVVERMRFLAFVLFGTLWVLFVYAPLAHWVWSPDGWLNHLGLLDFAGGTVVEVASGVSGLVAALVLGPRFGFPRYVSIPHNVPLVLLGTGLLWFGWLGFNAGSALAANGVAATALLNTNSAAAAALLVWMLWETARNGKPTAVGAATGAVVGLVAITPACGFVTPGGALLVGAVASTVSYFLVANKHRLFPDDALDVFACHGVAGIVGTLLTGVLAVPAVNALGHGLVAGNGRQVLVQLVGVLAAAALAGGGTFLSLKLVALLTPLRMTEKQEVRGIDLSSHQEEGYETESPLGAPVFVGHD, via the coding sequence GTGAAGCGCCTGCTGCCCCTCCTCGCGCTGCTGGCGGGAACAGCTTCGGCCCAGACGCATCAAATCAACGGGGCCGACACCGCCTTCATCCTCGTCGCGTGCGCCCTCGTGATGCTGATGACGCCGGGGCTGGCGATCTTCTACGGCGGTCTGGTGCGCGCGAGCAGCGTGCTGAACACCATGATGATGAGCTTTGCGGCGATGGGCATCGCGGGCGTGGCGTGGGTGGCCGTGGGGTACACCCTCGCGTTCGGGCCGGGCGGCAATGCGCTGTTCGGCGGCCTGTCACAAGCCGGCCTGTCCAACACCATCGGCGGCGTGACGGGCACCCTCCCCACCCCCCTCTTCGCCATCTTCCAGATTCTGTTTGCGGTCATTACGCTGGCCGTGGTGAGCGGCAGTGTGGTGGAACGGATGCGGTTTCTCGCCTTCGTGCTGTTCGGCACGCTGTGGGTTCTGTTCGTATACGCTCCGCTGGCCCACTGGGTCTGGAGCCCGGACGGATGGCTCAACCACCTCGGGCTGCTGGACTTTGCGGGCGGCACGGTGGTGGAGGTGGCGAGTGGGGTCAGCGGCCTTGTCGCCGCGCTCGTGCTGGGGCCGCGCTTCGGCTTTCCCCGCTACGTGAGCATTCCGCACAACGTGCCCCTCGTGCTGCTGGGCACGGGCCTGCTGTGGTTCGGCTGGCTGGGCTTCAACGCCGGATCTGCGCTTGCGGCCAACGGCGTCGCTGCCACCGCCCTGCTCAACACCAATTCTGCCGCGGCCGCCGCCCTCCTCGTCTGGATGCTGTGGGAGACGGCGCGGAACGGCAAACCCACGGCGGTGGGTGCGGCGACGGGCGCAGTGGTGGGCCTGGTGGCGATCACGCCCGCCTGCGGCTTCGTCACGCCGGGGGGTGCACTCCTTGTGGGCGCGGTGGCGAGTACCGTGTCCTACTTCCTCGTTGCCAACAAGCACCGCCTGTTTCCCGATGACGCGCTGGACGTCTTTGCCTGCCACGGGGTTGCCGGAATCGTCGGAACGCTGCTTACCGGGGTGCTGGCCGTGCCCGCGGTCAATGCGTTGGGGCACGGCCTGGTTGCTGGAAATGGGCGGCAGGTCCTCGTTCAGCTCGTCGGTGTCCTGGCGGCGGCGGCACTGGCGGGCGGCGGCACTTTCCTGAGCCTTAAACTCGTCGCGCTCCTCACGCCCCTGCGCATGACCGAGAAGCAGGAGGTGCGCGGCATCGACCTGTCCTCCCACCAGGAGGAAGGCTATGAGACGGAAAGTCCGCTCGGCGCGCCGGTGTTCGTCGGGCACGATTGA
- a CDS encoding P-II family nitrogen regulator, whose protein sequence is MKLITAVVRPERVQQVKEALFQAGISGITLSRVSGHGGEQEIVEHYRGTRVMVEFRDKVEFRMAVSDPFVEAAVQAILRGARTGEVGDGKIFVQPLDRVVRIRTGEEDNAALTPVNETRLAPGGGA, encoded by the coding sequence ATGAAGCTGATCACGGCAGTGGTGAGGCCGGAACGGGTCCAGCAGGTCAAAGAAGCGCTGTTCCAGGCGGGCATCAGTGGCATTACCCTCAGCCGGGTGTCCGGGCATGGCGGCGAGCAGGAAATCGTGGAGCACTACCGCGGCACGCGGGTGATGGTGGAGTTCCGCGACAAGGTGGAGTTCCGTATGGCCGTCTCCGATCCCTTTGTGGAGGCGGCGGTGCAGGCCATCTTGCGCGGCGCAAGGACGGGCGAGGTGGGTGACGGCAAGATCTTTGTGCAGCCGCTCGACCGCGTGGTGCGCATCCGCACCGGTGAGGAAGACAACGCCGCGCTCACTCCGGTGAACGAGACGCGCCTTGCGCCGGGGGGTGGAGCGTGA
- a CDS encoding ammonium transporter yields the protein MKKVLPLALLLGSVAFAQDAKPVLNSGDTAWMLVSAALVLLMTPGLAFFYGGLTRAQSVLNTMMMSVVSMGIVGIIWTLLGYTLAFGEGGNALIGGLGHVGLDGLKDQLSGTIPAYVFAAFQAMFAIIALALISGAVVERMRFGAFVLFGGLWSLLIYAPLAHWVWGADGWLFKMGALDFAGGTVIHIAAGVSALVAASLVGPRIGFPKSAHVPHNVPFVLLGAGLLWFGWMGFNAGSALTAGHTAGLAFLTTLIAPAAAMLTWLTLESSRNGKPTAVGAATGLVVGLVAITPACAFVSPWAAIVVGVVGAVASFTAVQAKHALRADDALDVFACHGVAGIVGALLTGALAWTTGSGKPFGEQMLVQIIGVLASVVFTGLGSFVLLKLVGLLMPLRIPASQEISGIDVSAHSEQGYSESETGLGAPVFVGGD from the coding sequence ATGAAGAAAGTGCTTCCCCTGGCCCTGCTGCTCGGCAGCGTGGCCTTTGCCCAGGACGCCAAGCCGGTGCTCAACAGCGGCGATACCGCCTGGATGCTCGTGTCGGCCGCCCTCGTGCTGCTGATGACGCCCGGCCTGGCCTTTTTCTACGGCGGCCTGACCCGCGCCCAGAGCGTGCTCAACACCATGATGATGAGCGTGGTCAGTATGGGCATCGTCGGCATCATCTGGACGCTGCTGGGTTACACCCTGGCCTTCGGTGAGGGCGGCAACGCGCTGATCGGTGGGCTGGGGCACGTGGGCCTGGACGGCCTGAAGGACCAGCTCAGCGGCACCATCCCCGCATATGTATTCGCTGCGTTCCAGGCGATGTTCGCCATCATCGCGCTTGCGCTGATCAGCGGGGCCGTGGTGGAACGGATGCGCTTCGGGGCCTTCGTGCTGTTCGGCGGACTGTGGAGCCTGCTGATCTACGCGCCGCTCGCCCACTGGGTCTGGGGCGCGGACGGCTGGCTGTTCAAGATGGGTGCGCTGGACTTCGCGGGCGGCACCGTAATTCACATTGCAGCGGGCGTGTCCGCGCTCGTGGCGGCCTCCCTGGTGGGTCCCCGTATCGGCTTTCCCAAGTCGGCGCACGTGCCGCACAACGTGCCCTTCGTGCTGCTGGGGGCGGGGCTCTTGTGGTTCGGATGGATGGGCTTCAATGCGGGCAGCGCCCTCACCGCGGGCCACACGGCGGGCCTCGCTTTTCTCACCACGCTGATCGCTCCCGCCGCCGCCATGCTGACCTGGCTGACCCTGGAAAGCTCGCGCAACGGCAAGCCCACCGCTGTGGGGGCTGCCACCGGCCTCGTTGTCGGCCTGGTCGCCATTACCCCCGCCTGCGCCTTCGTCTCGCCCTGGGCCGCCATCGTGGTGGGCGTGGTGGGCGCGGTGGCGAGCTTTACCGCCGTGCAGGCCAAGCACGCGCTGCGGGCCGATGACGCGCTGGACGTGTTCGCCTGCCACGGCGTCGCCGGAATCGTGGGCGCGCTGCTCACCGGGGCGCTCGCCTGGACCACCGGCAGCGGCAAGCCCTTCGGCGAGCAGATGCTCGTGCAGATTATCGGCGTCCTCGCCTCGGTGGTGTTCACGGGCCTCGGCAGCTTCGTCTTGCTCAAGCTGGTGGGTCTGCTCATGCCCCTGCGGATTCCCGCCAGCCAGGAAATCAGCGGTATCGACGTTAGTGCCCACAGCGAGCAGGGCTACAGCGAGAGCGAGACCGGCCTCGGTGCCCCGGTGTTCGTCGGCGGCGACTGA
- a CDS encoding P-II family nitrogen regulator encodes MKLITAVVRPERVQQVKEALFQAGISGITLSRVSGHGGEQEIVEHYRGTRVMVEFRDKVEFRMAVSDPFVEAAVQAILRGARTGEVGDGKIFVQSLDRVVRIRTGEEDSAALTPVNETKLAPGLPG; translated from the coding sequence ATGAAGCTGATCACGGCAGTGGTGAGGCCGGAACGGGTCCAGCAGGTCAAAGAAGCGCTGTTCCAGGCGGGCATCAGTGGCATTACCCTCAGCCGGGTGTCCGGGCATGGCGGCGAGCAGGAAATCGTGGAGCACTACCGCGGCACGCGGGTGATGGTGGAGTTCCGCGACAAGGTGGAGTTCCGTATGGCCGTCTCCGATCCCTTTGTGGAGGCGGCGGTGCAGGCCATCTTGCGCGGCGCAAGGACGGGCGAGGTGGGTGACGGCAAGATCTTTGTGCAGTCGCTCGACCGCGTGGTGCGCATCCGCACCGGTGAGGAAGACAGCGCCGCGCTCACTCCGGTGAACGAAACCAAACTCGCCCCCGGGCTGCCGGGTTAA
- a CDS encoding DUF4126 domain-containing protein, protein MELLSGLLSSLGLSGAAGLNAYIPLLVVGLLSRFGVVHLAAPYDLLGSEWALLGVTVIGALDFVGDKVPGVDHALHVFGGVVNAAAGAVLFAAQSGIAHVPPSLSLALGLLVAGGVHATRAAVRPVATATTGGLGNPVLSTAEDGASLTLSLLAVFAPVFAALGLAGLLGLAYRLWVRVRRRRMT, encoded by the coding sequence ATGGAACTCCTTTCCGGTCTGCTGTCCTCGCTGGGACTGTCGGGTGCGGCGGGGCTCAACGCCTATATTCCGCTGCTTGTGGTGGGGCTGCTCTCGCGCTTTGGGGTCGTTCACCTCGCTGCTCCCTATGACCTGCTGGGGAGCGAGTGGGCACTGCTGGGCGTCACGGTCATCGGCGCGCTCGACTTTGTGGGGGACAAGGTGCCGGGGGTGGACCACGCGCTGCACGTGTTCGGCGGCGTGGTGAACGCGGCGGCAGGCGCAGTCCTGTTCGCCGCGCAGTCGGGGATCGCCCACGTGCCCCCATCTCTTAGCCTCGCGCTGGGGCTCCTCGTGGCGGGCGGCGTCCACGCCACCCGCGCCGCAGTACGCCCAGTGGCGACGGCCACGACGGGCGGCCTGGGCAATCCGGTCCTCAGCACCGCCGAAGACGGCGCGAGCCTGACGCTCAGCCTGCTCGCGGTGTTTGCGCCGGTGTTCGCCGCGCTGGGGTTGGCAGGACTGCTGGGGCTGGCGTACCGGTTGTGGGTCAGGGTGCGCAGGCGCCGGATGACGTAG
- a CDS encoding M42 family metallopeptidase has protein sequence MTTTELRLGLLRALSDINGVPGNEDAVRDFVLRELHGLTDEVRVDALGNVIALKRGQDGAKKGERVMISAHMDEIGFLVRFVDDKGFLRVQALGGFDTRNLFARNVTVHTRTGTLPGVMHPGGKPVHIASPEERKKIPEVAEFVVDLGLDAEEVKGKVRIGDMVTLDQVARQVGKLTVGKAMDDRASVFVLLEVLRALRDTRPQHDVVAVFSVQEEVGLRGAITAAYGVEPTIGIGLDVTLAVDTPGVGPDQAVTRMGEGIGIKVFDSSMISTRWLVDQFVDLAEREEIRYQLEVLPLGGTDGGAIQRSRAGVPSLTLSLPTRYIHTVIEAVHEDDLRAGVELLLAYLR, from the coding sequence ATGACCACAACCGAACTGCGGCTGGGCCTGCTGCGCGCCCTATCCGATATCAACGGTGTACCCGGCAATGAGGACGCGGTGCGCGACTTCGTGCTGCGTGAGCTGCACGGACTGACCGACGAGGTGCGGGTGGACGCGCTGGGCAACGTCATTGCCCTCAAGCGGGGACAGGACGGGGCCAAGAAGGGCGAGCGCGTCATGATCAGCGCCCACATGGACGAGATCGGCTTCCTCGTGCGTTTCGTCGACGACAAGGGCTTTTTGCGCGTGCAGGCGCTCGGCGGCTTCGACACCCGCAACCTCTTCGCGCGCAACGTGACCGTCCATACCCGCACTGGCACCCTCCCTGGCGTGATGCACCCCGGTGGCAAGCCCGTCCACATCGCCAGTCCCGAGGAGCGCAAGAAGATCCCTGAGGTGGCCGAATTCGTGGTGGACCTCGGCCTCGACGCCGAGGAAGTCAAGGGGAAGGTCCGCATCGGTGACATGGTGACGCTGGACCAGGTGGCCCGGCAGGTGGGCAAGCTGACCGTGGGCAAGGCGATGGATGACCGCGCCAGCGTGTTTGTGCTGCTCGAAGTTCTGCGCGCCCTGCGTGACACGCGCCCACAGCACGACGTCGTGGCCGTCTTTTCCGTGCAGGAGGAAGTCGGCCTGCGCGGGGCCATCACGGCGGCCTACGGAGTGGAGCCCACCATCGGCATTGGCCTGGACGTGACGCTCGCGGTGGATACCCCCGGCGTCGGCCCGGACCAGGCCGTCACGCGCATGGGCGAGGGCATCGGCATCAAGGTCTTCGACTCTTCCATGATCTCCACCCGCTGGCTGGTGGACCAGTTCGTGGACCTCGCCGAGCGCGAGGAGATCAGGTACCAGCTCGAAGTCCTGCCCCTCGGCGGCACCGACGGCGGGGCCATTCAGCGCAGCCGGGCGGGCGTGCCCAGCCTCACCCTCAGCCTGCCCACCCGTTACATCCACACGGTGATCGAGGCCGTCCATGAGGACGATCTGCGCGCAGGTGTGGAGCTGCTCCTGGCGTATTTGCGCTGA
- the pth gene encoding aminoacyl-tRNA hydrolase, producing MKLVIGLGNPGSQYARTRHNVGWLVVDEVARRWSAVWRKERDAELAEIRVGPAPGTKVLLVKPQTFMNSSGKAVGPLAAFYKLEPDALLAVQDDLDSPFGLLKFRQGGRHGGQNGVRDIIRVLGTPDFPRLKIGISRPPTGWDPADWVLSRWREAEAATLEELVRLGANAVEVWATHGLAEGQGRFNGTDLRPKPPPATSPAVDSPETPDSPGELPNSPS from the coding sequence GTGAAACTGGTGATTGGCCTGGGCAATCCGGGCAGTCAGTACGCCCGTACCCGCCACAACGTTGGTTGGCTCGTCGTGGACGAGGTGGCGCGGCGCTGGAGCGCGGTCTGGCGCAAGGAAAGGGACGCGGAGCTGGCCGAAATTCGCGTCGGCCCGGCCCCTGGAACGAAGGTGTTGCTCGTCAAGCCGCAGACCTTTATGAACTCGTCTGGCAAGGCGGTCGGACCGCTCGCCGCCTTCTACAAGCTGGAGCCAGACGCCTTACTCGCCGTACAGGATGACCTCGACAGTCCTTTCGGCCTGTTGAAGTTTCGGCAGGGCGGGCGGCACGGAGGGCAGAACGGGGTGCGCGACATCATCCGCGTGCTGGGTACCCCCGACTTTCCCCGCCTCAAGATCGGCATTTCCCGCCCGCCCACAGGGTGGGATCCCGCGGACTGGGTGCTCAGCCGCTGGCGCGAGGCGGAAGCGGCGACGCTCGAAGAACTCGTGCGGCTGGGAGCAAACGCGGTGGAGGTCTGGGCCACGCACGGGCTGGCGGAAGGACAGGGCCGCTTCAACGGAACGGACCTGCGCCCCAAGCCGCCCCCTGCCACCAGTCCCGCAGTGGACAGTCCCGAGACGCCGGACAGCCCGGGTGAGCTGCCGAATTCCCCGTCCTGA